TGTGAATGCCAAGAATCATTAAAACTCATTAGAATGGTTACCCTTGCAGCTTCCAGATGTCCTTGGTAATTTCACTGATGAGATTGCCACCAAGGTAAAGGTATCTTAAGACACTTAGATGAAGTACTTGAGTAGGAAATTCCGTTAGTCTATTACCGCTTAGATTGAGTTCTCTCAGACTAGTTAGATTTTCAAAACTCTTAACTAATCCATCATTGGTCAAATTATTGTGTCTTGCAATTAAACAGGTTAAAAGGCAACCAGTCCAAAAATCTGGCAACTTGGTGAGGCCACAATTCGAAATGTCAAGAGAACTTAGACCGGTAAATCTGCTGATGCTAGCAGGAAGAATTGTGAGGCGATTCTGAGTCAAAAACAGAGCATCTATGTGTTCTGGACACTTGGTATTGAGAAATTCCTTATCCAGCACTTCATTATCCATTGACAGATATGATAAGTCCAGTGTCTTCAAGTTAAAATCCGAATCACTGGAGTCACCGGAGTCACTGCAATCACTGGATGTGTAGTTCTCCATTATTGAGCTGTAATGTTTCATACATATGCATTAATTTCAACATTCATCACTTCTTCATCATTATGCTAAATGAttcatttcaaaaataattttcaaaaaaccaCCTGCACTTTTCGAAAGAAATGCTAAGAACAAAAGTTGTACCACTCTTATTACTATTTACTGCTGCTATTACTACACGACTACTACTcctactaccactactactaCTAGATCCtctttcaatataaaaattgtcaaaatctTCATAATGAAAGTAACACAAAACTATCTTTGGCACATCTCTTTGgctataattttctaaaatatatatttattaaattaagtatttGACAAGTTTAAAAACTCTTGTAATTTGAACGCATTTGAAAGCTTGTATCTTTAAGAGTGATTGTATGTGTCACATCTATAATCACCACGAAGATGAAGACTTTAAATGAGGAATTTGTCTACGAAGGGAAAAGACATAGATTATCTGTTTTCTTTGTCGATCCGCAAGTTTGTACTAGCCTTTTGGCGTTTTTGATTGAATGGAATTGATCCGGGACCTatttattgttgaaatataaaataagaaatatattgtttttaaattccaATGACTAATGTATAagccaatttattttataaccaATACATTCTTCAAGGCAAGTACGCGGAACGCAATTGAAATTCGCGCACTATTACTACGTGAATCAATAACGTGATTCTCTAGCATGGCGGTGTGTTGTGGACCATGTGACATCACGAGCTGCACACAACGCTGCACTTACTTATTGCTTATTTTATCCGCGCGAACGAGACAATAGCGCTTGTCTGATCTCCACCTAGTTGACACCTCTAGAGAACGCGACACGTATTACGCAATCTCAAAAATAAACAGATGTCGTGAATGATGCAACAAAAAATCACGATTAGCAACACGTGACGATCAGCGATGTACGGATCATGACAGTgtgcttcttcttctttacTGTTGGCTCCGGAAGGAACCTAGCTCTAACCATCATACGGCCATAACTGACCGTGTGTTATCTGCGCTTTATCAATACGCTCGCCTTTATTCATCGCTTATGATCACCGCCGCTGCATGACCGTCAAGTTCTCCCCGCCAAGTGCTGCCACGACCAATCCTAAATATTTCGTGGCCTTATTTTAGGTACAAGAAAGTGCAGTAAAGTGCAGATGAAAATCTCAAACTTATGCTGGATTCACACTGGGTCCGATTTCCGACGTACGACGTCCGAGATccaataacaaaaattgttttatataaatctctcCCATTGGATATCGGACATCGTACGTCGGAAATCGGACCCAGTGTGAATCCAGCATTatttgttgttaaaaaaatatgcatttttcaAAGTAGTCGCGAAATGCTAACTCGtttatgaaagatttttttataaaaagagaaattttgaatatgagCTAACAGGTACACTTTACAATGtgttatatctataaatacagTACAATAATTTCTCAGGAGTACTGATTGTGAATTCTGTATGATTAGTTCATGCGGTGTGCAATAAGGTTAGCGATTACATGTTTTGACTAATTAAGATGGATtgtattatttgcaattattttgtgtatgtgGTGcacacaatatatttattgacgCATTCAACaaagtatttttagtatttttatataactattaaataattttaacaataaattatttttccagaTATGGCATGAATGGCAGTATTTCGTAAATTGTATCAGCCATTATTGTCTTGTCGTTATAAGTTTCATACAAACTTTTTGCTAAAGCAATATGAGTTGACAAAGCAAATTCCTAATACTAGGAAAATCATTCCTTTAAACatcattattgaaaaaaacgcAGACGTTTatgacaatattaaaaatgaaaacttattaaatataaaatggcaAAGTATACGAGAGAGATTTCTTCAGATTCAGCAGATCACAGCAGCAACAGTGGATTCCATAATTATAGAGACTTGCCTTGTGGATTTTCAAGTAGACAAGGCTAtcgcatattttaaatttctcaggGAAAACAATTATCCCTTGAATGTGGGTGTGATTGGAAATTACCTGAGACTCTATGTTTTGAAATGTGATCTCTTGACTGAGGCTGATAAAATGGAAATCATAAACACTTATAATGCTTTAAGAAAGAACCATCCTTATCTGGATTCTGTTACTGCTGAGCATTGCGTAGTAAGCTTATGTTTGACAGATCAATGGGAGAAAACAGACGAATTAATAGAATTGATAAAGATTACCACTACTCCAAGTATAAAGGCATATTCTGCAATAGCTGATGCAGCATTCAGAAATGGGAAATCTGATGTTGCATGGAAGGCATTGTTAAGCATAGTATCGCGTAAGCAGATACTACAACATATCGTGTATAAAtcacatttgcaatattgtgAATCAGAAGGAATGGaagaaattttcaacaatagAATGGAAGAAATGTTTGATTTTTGGTCTGAACATAGCATGATGccatataattacattataaatgcatatgCTGATAGAGCTACTAAGTATGGTTGGCACACAATACCTACAACTATATGTAAAACGTAAGtgtttcttatttatgtactatattattctaattgatttcaatttttttttaaataatttaatttaggaTTTGAATATTATGTACTGCAACAGCAGctattgatatatttgaaaaaaagacaaggtagatcaaatttttcatttacactaataaaattttcaacaaatattcatgcaaaaatttatttagattttcaccaattttaataattgagaaTGTAGTTTCTTTATGAATAAATCtttatcttttcaaaaaagGCATTGGATTAATTTGCGCGTCTAATATTAGATGCAATTATATAATCTTCaagaattaattagaattttaataatttagatatatgTTTCTTCTGTTTAGTGGGAGTTGTAAATATTGCGGTCATTCCTTGTCCAAGATAACACTCAACAAAAATAGCTTTCAAGAATTAGCAGAATCTGtaatgaacaaattaattattggttcagatatttattataagacTAATCCACAAGAATtgcaaagatttaaaaaatttatcgagaaaACTAAACCATATGACATAGTGATCGATGGACTCAATGTATTTTACATGCAGAAAACTTCAACTGCACATGCATTAGAAACGGTAAtacatattcatttttattaaaacatatatgtaagtatatatcatataaatttcttagaGAGAATActatacatacttatattcatattatagtTGATCAAAGTAGTTGAGCATTTCAGCCaacataagaaaaaaatacttgtgGTAACGCGGAAACATCAGAAAAAGCTGCCTAATTGGAAGTATATACAACAACACGCACTTGTCTTCTTCATAGACAACATGTAAGTATTAAAATCTCtcattacttttaatattatgaatagggggaatatttgtaaaatttacataaaaatttataactttttaaaataatgtctcaactttcttctttaactattttttcattcagaaatgatttgtatataaaataagttttgatgttaaagtaataaagtacatacaaataaaaatatattgtttacaaGTATTTAAAGTGTCTTTAATGTGTCTAGATATAACaaattcacataaaatttgaaaatgttagAGTTTAAGAGATTAGGAAATAAATCTTTGCATATACACTctaaataatagataacacTACAGAGAAAATTCAgcgcatttaaatattttctaaaaactaaaaaaaaatttgaaaaaggatactaatgataaaaatatttataaaataagcttgaaaacaaatttttgtggaataaaagttaaaactaCTATgcaaagtatataattaaGCCAGATACAAAGtgactaaaatattataaattatcaaacttagaatttctattttaatatatttgtatcacTTTTCTGACAcattctgcaaaatatatgtatataaaaactttcagGTCTGCTGATGACGTATACATGCTCTATGCAACCATGGCAAGTGGAGAAAATGCAATGTTTGTATCACTAGACTTATTGCGACAGCACAAGCATTCCTTGAAGGATTTACATTTGCAACAAGAGTTCAAGAAGTGGCAATATTCGCATCAGTACTTTGTCAGAAAAAATGGGACTTCAAGATACTTCAAAATTGAGGaaccttttatttatttgccaactgtacaaaaaaatggtgATTGTTGGCACATACCTTATGTGAGTGACGATTTTACTTATGCAGATTTACATGAGTTTCCAAACAAATGGTATTGCTTCAAGTAtgacaagaaaaagaaataaatttatttcaaccatttttcaaaaattttatatttaaaataagagCTTTATTATCGAGATATCCGTTAGTGTTGTCATTTAGAGCCGGATACTCGGATAATACACCGATTATCTGGGTAGCCGAACATTGATCACTAGTATCCATCACTGCATCAGACAGCGGTCAGACGGGTAACCCGGCCCAGAGGTTTAGCTATTATAAACACTCACAGcagtgatgcaaactcgagccGGCCAGCACCAGGGCTCCGTGGTAGGGGAAGCATGCACACAAGCGAGAATTGCTACGTCACACGTACTTGTGCATGCTTCCCCCTTTCTCGCTTGTGTGCATGCTTCCCCTATCACGGAGCCTTGGTGCTGGCCggctcgagtttgcatcaTTGACCCACAGTTATGTTATGTTAACTAGACTGTTGAGTCAACAGTGTTGACTTATTTTGTTTTCGTACATAAAAGCGGATCCTAAAGTTATGTACTAAACCAGCTGCGCACggtgtaatttttgtacatactAAATGGCATGCCAGCTAGTAAATTACTAGAAATACTGTTTTCTGTATGGTGCATTTCTAGGGTGTCTAGAGGTGTTTGTGCTGTGTCAGAGCATCATACGTTACTGTTGTATCTGCATTGACTGCACCACCTTTGCTAAtaggtttgttctttatagctgaactggctgtactagttcagagtttatctttctccttccaatgtagagggaaaaagataaactctgaactagtgcagccagttcagctaaaaagaacagaccttaggtctgttttttatagctgaactggctgcactagttcagagtttatctttctccttccaatgtggagggaaaaagataaactctgaactagtacagccagttcagctataaagaacagacctctATAGTCTTTGCGCGAAAAACCGAAAACCCGGCTCGTTTGACAACGTTAGCTTAACCTCTAACCGGAATGTTAATGACGACTGGTTGATGGCACGCTAGATAcgctataattaaaaaaaaaagttaatgacTTGTAACACATAGTGATAATTTATCATGTATtctatatgcaaaaatactcATCCCGCGACAGGAGTCGAACATGCAATCACATGCTATTTTTTCAACCGTACCGAAAAATGCCTTGTCGTCGCTGGCGCAAATATTATTCGAGTATTTCGTTTGATTCCAGATGTCGACATGAcgagaaaggaaaaatatacaGGTAGTTTTCTTTCTCACtagttatatatttctttatttatttgaatgcaAATAGAAGTAAACGTTTTGTTGCAGAAATACGTCCTCCTAAAATGAAGTTAGAATGCTTAGCACAATATACTTTGCATGGAAATGTCATGTCAATGCAGGCTGTTCATCTTATTGGATCACAGAGAGATTCTCTTCTATTGAGCTTTCGCGATGCAAAATTATCTGTTGTGGAATATGATCAGGATGTTCATGATTTAAGAACTGTGTCATTACATTATTTCGAAGAAGAGGAAATAAGGGTGAAAGCTTGCTTGaacatttacaatattataatatttaattagtgtaataattgaaaattattatttaatctttaaaagaCAGGTGTTATAATGATGTGTGTCTCTaagataacattttttttacataacatCAGTTGTAGTGATACAGatagtttaaattttacattatatctTGTTCGAACGGGGTTTTGTTCACTAGGATGGATGGACTAATCATCATCATATACCAATTGTAAGAGTGGATCCAGAGGGAAGATGTGCagtaatgttaatatatgGCAGAAAACTAGTTGTACTACCTTTTCGTAAGGATCCTAGTCTTGACGACGGTGACCTGCTTGATACTGTAAAATTAACATCTTCCAGCAAGACTCCTATTTTATCTTCATAcatgataatattaaagacACTGGaagaaaaaatggataatgtGATAGACTTACAGTTTTTGCATGGATATTATGAACCTacattgttaattttgtaTGAACCAGTAAGAACATTTTCAGggtaaagataaatattaattttgctagaaataaataggaaaaatgatattttaattaatattgttatataatctTTGCACATAGACGCATTGCAGTGAGACAAGATACTTGTGCTATGGTTGCTATATCTTTGAACATTCAGCAAAGGGTTCATCCTATCATTTGGTCTGTCTCTAATTTACCGTTTGATTGTTATCAAGCTGTATCTGTAAAGAAACCGTTGGGTGGCACATTAATAATGGCAGTTAACTCGCTTATTTATCTGAATCAAAGTATACCGCCTTATGGAGTATCACTTAATAGTTTAGCAGACACAAGCACAAATTTTCCATTAAGTAAGAGACATTATcagttgtaattttatttacttgaaCTGtgttaacttttaaatatgttattatattttatttttgtagaacCGCAAGAGGGAGTAAAAATGAGTTTAGAAGGAGCGCAAGTCGCATTTATATCTGTGGATCGTTTAGTTATCTCTTTGAAAAGTGGAGAATTGTACGTTTTATCTCTCTTTGCCGACAGTATGCGATCTGTACGTGGATTTCACTTTGACAAGGCTGCTGCTAGTGTATTAACTTCATGTGTAAgcagttatatttaatttgtaattatattattaaatattctaacttcagtttacaattattatgtattcaagatataaagaaaattttagtgTAAGCGAGAGTAATTTTCAGTATTGgaataagtaaaaaatgtagacCAACATCTTTTCATAGTACGATGGATATGTTTTAATCTGATTTTTGATGGCTTTTTCTAGTAACATGTTTTCtagtagcaaatttttttttattgttaattttaaacacgATATGCCTTTTGAAGACAAAAAAttggtaaaaatattgattttatttaatctttggTTATCATTCAAGATTCCTCAAAAGTGCAAAGgcattgttaatttttcaacttttttaatcgatttagAAAAACATGCTTCATACAtataagaaaaagttattccatattttttgattatttttgtacaagaaataattgtgtcTTTGCTtgcattgtaatttttatcgcactctttatatatgtatattttaatatatccaTTTTTCTGGCAATATACATGCTTGATTGTGATTTAGGTGTGTATGTGTGAAGATAATTATCTTTTCCTCGGCTCTCGACTTGGTAATTCATTACTATTACGGTTCACGGAAAAAGAACCtgaaactttgaaaaatttgactGACGATGGAATTACtattgaagaaaatgagaGTGAAGAGACTCCGGCCAAGAAAGTGAAGCAAGATTTTCTTGGTGACTGGATGGCGTCAGATGTATTAGATATTAAAGATCCAGAAGAGTTGGAAGTTTACGGCAGTGAAACTCATACGTCCATTCAAATCacttcatatatttttgagGTATtgatactttttcttttatgcaatgcactttcttatatttattctaattatcctaaaatactttaataattttattttgtttaatatttttatctgtaatttgtagattttttatttctaggTATGCGACAGTCTTTTGAACATTGGACCGtgtggaaatatttctatGGGAGAACCAGCCTTTTTGTCGGAAGAATTTCTTCACAATCAAGATCCCGATGTAGAACTCGTGACGACATCCGGATATGGTAAAAATGGTGCACTTTGTGTGTTACAACGCTCTATACGTCCTCAGGTAAttaatactaaattattttagtatgtgtttatacatacatatattatatatgtagatTATTCGTCGATACACAATGTCGTAATTTTAAACGCGTTGATCACCGTGTAATGGCAAAATTATAAGACAAATGATTATAATATCACAGaataatgattataaaattaaatcatggatttgaaattttttaaatatttatgtatttataaagatGTGTAACGTAACAGAAATATGTGATTCGACAGTTCAAAACATTTGTTATGGATAGAAACTCACGTAATTCGTACGCACGGTTTTGCTGAAAAAAAGttgatttcaaatattcagaGAATCTgtcgttaaaattaagattgtaagttaattttttttgtgggaaatttgtgaaaatataattgcagcgatacattttattgttacaaaaaGGTTGTGACGACTTTTGAATTGCCCGGCTATGTAGACATGTGGACTGTCATAGGCACGTTAAACAGCGACGAACAAATTAAAACAGAAGCGGAAGGATCTCATGCTTTCCTAATATTGAGTCAAGAAGATTCAACGATGGTATGTATAagaatacttttaataatacttttatcgaTAATGGGactttgtttgaaaaaatattctctcgATGGAGTCATTGATGATAAATAAGAAAGTATAATATCCCATTTAAAAAggtttacttaaatttttacaatagcatgttgtattttatatatatatatatatatatatatatatatatatatatatgtttggaCAGCCGCTGTTGAAATGAATTCAATAAGATATGAGACACAAGGTTTTGAAGAACATTTAAACTTAAAGAAgtataaagatattattaattttccaatttttaaaatcaattttctcaaaaataaagctttgtatgaacaaaattttatattttcgaacttttgaataaataattatcatatctTTGCCTGTATCGTAATGTTCAAGTGTGTGCATGGTTGTATGACAATTCATGCATTGATATTTAGACATTGTGTTTGataatactatttatttgaAGATTCTGCAAACTGGTCAGGAAATTAATGAAGTAGACCAGAGTGGATTCAGCACACAAGGAAGTACAGTATTTGCTGGTAATCTGGGCGCCAATAGGTATATAGTACAAGTCACTCAAATGGGAGTACGTCTTTTGCAAGGCATTGAACAAGTACGTATGTTAGCTCTTAAGTCGTCTTCGTTACTTTTGTTTTCCACAATTTCAGATGATATTTACATCGAAaagttttctcttttcattgtggattagaaaaaaatgtcaattaaaaatatttttttccaacagAAACATTAAAAGTCATATATTagtttgtaatattgtaattctCTGCTTAAACCAAATCTATTTATTTGAtgtttaatatgaaataagatgattgtatttaatttcgaTGACGTATAATTTAGCTGACGTTATATAACCAATACatccttaattttttaaatataaatttcagtatatagttttatatttcaaaaatttccttagcacgataaaatttacttcaaGTATATAATGATAGAAGatagaaaataagaatttacatttattacagtacaattttcatttttataccaTTTATTCTAGATTATAATGAAAAGTACATCCTTATCGATTAGGATTAGGAgtaaatgaagaagaaaaaaaagacttttATGTAcgagtattattattatttgtacaaagATGGATGTGAAATGATTCTACTTTGTAGAAAGCGATCCtaacttttattacaatcaTGTTTAATTACAGGTCCAACATATGCCTATAGATCTTGGCTGTCCGATTGTACACGCGAGTTGTGCCGATCCATATGTAGCATTACTCTCAGAAGATGGACAAGTGATGCTATTAACACTTAGAGAGATAAGAGGCACGGCAAGATTGCATGCCCAGACTGCCAATTTATTATTCGTAAGTAAGAATTAACTTCTAAAGTGTTAATGGCACATACAAGTATGCatcatttcataaaaaatactttgcatGTACTTGTAAGATCTTTGCAAACAtggtttttgaaattattgaattcaaatttttttattaattatttatcgtcaAATTTAATTCGGCAAATTCAATATAGatgcaaatttgaaaaattatctttaaataatctttgaaTTCCAATCtgacataaaaattgaaaaatttaagaatattatccTTGTAAAgtgtaaagtaaaatttattttattttgaaatttttatttgcatacatTAAGTGTCATcgactattttttaatttaattatattctattctattGATTATTTC
This genomic window from Linepithema humile isolate Giens D197 chromosome 5, Lhum_UNIL_v1.0, whole genome shotgun sequence contains:
- the mldr gene encoding mitochondrial ribonuclease P catalytic subunit, with the translated sequence MAVFRKLYQPLLSCRYKFHTNFLLKQYELTKQIPNTRKIIPLNIIIEKNADVYDNIKNENLLNIKWQSIRERFLQIQQITAATVDSIIIETCLVDFQVDKAIAYFKFLRENNYPLNVGVIGNYLRLYVLKCDLLTEADKMEIINTYNALRKNHPYLDSVTAEHCVVSLCLTDQWEKTDELIELIKITTTPSIKAYSAIADAAFRNGKSDVAWKALLSIVSRKQILQHIVYKSHLQYCESEGMEEIFNNRMEEMFDFWSEHSMMPYNYIINAYADRATKYGWHTIPTTICKTGSCKYCGHSLSKITLNKNSFQELAESVMNKLIIGSDIYYKTNPQELQRFKKFIEKTKPYDIVIDGLNVFYMQKTSTAHALETLIKVVEHFSQHKKKILVVTRKHQKKLPNWKYIQQHALVFFIDNMSADDVYMLYATMASGENAMFVSLDLLRQHKHSLKDLHLQQEFKKWQYSHQYFVRKNGTSRYFKIEEPFIYLPTVQKNGDCWHIPYVSDDFTYADLHEFPNKWYCFKYDKKKK